AAAATAAGAAGCAACTTCTGCAAACATGCTCAACTCCATGGTCAATCCAATATTGGCCCCGATCAAGGCCATTGCAAATGGAAACACGTACGGCGGTAGTGTTAACTCGCCGATCTGTAACCGGTAAAAAACACCGACAAGCAACGAGCCGATCAGGAAACCAGCTGGAATCTGAAGCCAGGCAAATAAACTACCTCCTGCTGCTGCCATCAGAAGATATAAAAGCGTACGAACCATGTATTTCCCTTCTTTCTTTAACTTACAACGCCTTCAAAATATCCTCTGTTTTACGGATTCGTCCCATGCGCGGAAACATATATTTCTTCGTATAGTCATGTTCCTCCTGTGAGATTGCGTTCATCGCATCAATCGCAAAAATCTGCTGATAGTTGCGCTGGTATGCCTCCACAGCCGTCACACCAACCCCGATATTGGTTGCGATTCCGGTCAAAACAATCGTGTCGATCCCACGCCGGCGTAACTGCACATCCAGGTCCGTCCCAAAAAAGGCACCCCACTGATGTTTTGTGACGATCAAATCACCTTCTACCGGTTCAAATTCCGGAATAAATTGGCTGAAATTTTTTGGCTTTCCTTCGGGAGTTTGGGTGGGCGCATCTGTAATCGGGTTCAATGCATCTTTACCATCATGAAAATCGACATGCACAAGGGTTACAAGAGCACCTTTCTCACGAAAAGCCCCAGCCAATTTCGCCGAATTTTCCACAACCCTTTCATTCTGGTGGGGCTTTCCGTTGATATGATCAACAACCCCCTTTTGCAAATCTATAACCACCAACGCAGTTTTTTCAGGATTAAGTATTAAATCTTGCATCATCAGTAAAAACCCCTTCCATCTAATCATTCCACATTAATTATTGCACAAATAGGGACGGAGGGAAATAGGGACGGAGGTAGGGACGGAGGGACAGGTCCCGCGTCCCGCTTGGGCAACTGATCTCCCTGTCGGATATAAGGGGTTGTCCTCGTTCACTATTGTTATTGCGGTATTTGAAAAGTAAACAACATATATGGTGTATTTCCTTACAATTTTATTACATTAGATTTGACCTGTAATTTTTATTTAGGTTAAAACGCTGTGGGAACAATCGCCCATTGGGGTTTGCTGAATTCCCGAACCGGATGCAAGAAGCCTGTCAGTTATGATGGCGACTCCTTCGTTTTTAAAAGTAAACAACATATATGTGGCATTTTTCAACAAATTTGTGACATTAAATTTGACCTTCATTTTGGATTATTACTTTTAAGGAACCTTGATTTAAAATTATGCTAACTGCAGTGCTGGGACAAGGAACCTGTCCCTCAGTCCCACCCTCAGTCCCTATTGACTTTAGATTAAAAATGACATATCTTTATGTGGAGCAATGGTCAAAAAACTACTTCATATTTCCCCAGATACCCCAAACAGGCTGTTTTTCCCAGCAACCCCATAACTTAATAAAGAGGTGCATCCCCCTATGCCAAGAAACCCAAGAAAGAGAAGTCGTAATGGAATTTACCACATCATGCTGCGAGGTATTAACAGACAAACTATTTTTGAAGATGATGAAGACAGATTCAGGATTTTGGAAACAATCAAAAGGTATAAGACCGTTAGCAAAATAGAGGTTTATAGCTATTGTCTGATGGATAATCATATTCACTTATTAATCAGGGAGTCGGAGGAGTCCGTCTCGAAGGTCATTCAAAGAATTGGTGCGAGTTATGTTTATTGGTATAATGCCAAATATAAGCGCTGTGGACATCTATTTCAGGACAGATTCAAAAGTGAAAGTGTGGAAACAATCCCTTCCTTCTTAAGAGTTCTTCGGTACATACACCAAAACCCCGTAAAAGCTGGATTAG
This Virgibacillus phasianinus DNA region includes the following protein-coding sequences:
- a CDS encoding isochorismatase family protein, which encodes MMQDLILNPEKTALVVIDLQKGVVDHINGKPHQNERVVENSAKLAGAFREKGALVTLVHVDFHDGKDALNPITDAPTQTPEGKPKNFSQFIPEFEPVEGDLIVTKHQWGAFFGTDLDVQLRRRGIDTIVLTGIATNIGVGVTAVEAYQRNYQQIFAIDAMNAISQEEHDYTKKYMFPRMGRIRKTEDILKAL
- a CDS encoding transposase produces the protein MPRNPRKRSRNGIYHIMLRGINRQTIFEDDEDRFRILETIKRYKTVSKIEVYSYCLMDNHIHLLIRESEESVSKVIQRIGASYVYWYNAKYKRCGHLFQDRFKSESVETIPSFLRVLRYIHQNPVKAGLAANALECKWTSIKEYFGHASMVDVDFGLRLFTSDRSKAIQLFSDYMQLINDDDFMDDRIRVRLTDEEVRDHLSQLGFPNGSALQQMKPAERNAIILEMKGVNGVAIRQLSRITGISKSVIHRIR